The following proteins come from a genomic window of Terribacillus aidingensis:
- the katA gene encoding catalase KatA → MADKKLTTSWGAPVGDNQNSQTAGSRGPTLIQDVHLLEKLAHFNRERVPERVVHAKGAGAHGYFEVTNDVSKYTKANFLSEVGKKTDMFIRFSTVAGELGSADTVRDPRGFAVKFYTEEGNYDLVGNNTPVFFIRDAIKFPDFIHTQKRHPQTHLKNPDAVWDFWSLSPESLHQVTILMSDRGIPATLRNMHGFGSHTFKWVNEQGEGVWVKYHFKTQQGVKNMDPAVAAKVAGEHPDYHTEDLFNAIENGDFPEWKLYVQIMPLEDANTYRFDPFDVTKVWSQKDYPLIEVGRMVLNRNPENYFAEVEQATFSPGTLVPGIEVSPDKMLQGRLFAYHDAHRYRVGANHQALPINRARNEVNNYQRDGQMRFDNNGGSGVYYEPNSFNGPKEDPASKMAPFEVSGQADSVGYDENDHYTQPGDLYRLMTDDEKTRLVQNFVDAMKPVTRKDILERQVGHIYKADKEWGQRVADGLGIALPQEV, encoded by the coding sequence TTGGCAGATAAAAAACTTACTACTAGCTGGGGTGCTCCAGTTGGAGATAACCAGAATTCCCAAACTGCTGGCTCACGTGGACCTACACTGATCCAGGATGTGCATCTTCTTGAAAAACTAGCACACTTTAACCGTGAACGTGTTCCTGAACGTGTTGTACACGCAAAAGGTGCCGGTGCACATGGTTACTTTGAAGTCACTAATGATGTTTCCAAATATACAAAAGCAAACTTCCTTTCTGAAGTAGGCAAAAAAACAGATATGTTCATCCGTTTCTCTACTGTAGCTGGTGAGCTTGGTTCTGCTGACACAGTACGTGACCCTCGCGGTTTCGCTGTTAAGTTTTATACAGAAGAAGGCAACTATGATCTAGTCGGTAACAATACACCTGTATTCTTCATCCGCGATGCAATCAAGTTCCCTGACTTTATCCATACTCAAAAAAGACATCCGCAAACGCATTTGAAAAACCCTGACGCGGTTTGGGATTTCTGGTCTCTTTCTCCTGAGAGCCTGCACCAGGTTACGATTCTTATGTCTGATCGCGGTATTCCCGCAACATTGCGTAATATGCACGGTTTCGGTTCCCACACATTCAAATGGGTGAACGAACAAGGCGAAGGCGTTTGGGTGAAATATCACTTCAAGACGCAGCAAGGTGTTAAAAACATGGATCCGGCCGTTGCAGCGAAAGTTGCTGGTGAGCATCCAGATTATCATACAGAAGATTTATTCAACGCAATCGAAAATGGCGATTTCCCTGAATGGAAGCTTTATGTTCAAATCATGCCGCTTGAAGATGCGAACACATACCGCTTTGATCCATTCGATGTAACAAAAGTATGGTCCCAAAAGGATTACCCGCTAATCGAAGTTGGCCGCATGGTATTGAACCGCAACCCAGAGAACTACTTCGCTGAAGTAGAACAAGCTACGTTCTCTCCAGGAACTCTTGTACCTGGTATCGAAGTATCTCCAGACAAGATGCTTCAAGGTCGTCTGTTCGCTTATCATGATGCACACCGTTATCGTGTAGGTGCTAACCACCAAGCACTTCCAATCAACCGTGCGCGTAACGAAGTGAACAACTATCAGCGTGATGGACAAATGCGTTTCGATAACAATGGCGGAAGCGGCGTTTACTATGAGCCGAACAGCTTCAACGGTCCGAAAGAAGATCCAGCAAGCAAAATGGCACCATTCGAAGTATCCGGACAAGCTGACAGTGTTGGTTACGATGAAAACGACCACTACACACAGCCTGGAGATCTTTACCGTCTTATGACTGATGATGAAAAAACTCGTCTTGTACAGAACTTCGTTGATGCAATGAAGCCAGTTACAAGAAAAGACATTCTAGAACGCCAAGTAGGTCATATCTACAAAGCAGATAAAGAATGGGGTCAGCGCGTCGCTGACGGTCTAGGCATTGCACTTCCACAAGAAGTTTAA
- the murB gene encoding UDP-N-acetylmuramate dehydrogenase encodes MMNVNALERDIKQFLEATDVLIEAPLADYTYTKVGGKADVLVFPRSYTEIEQVVAYTKENGVPLTILGNASNVIIQDGGLRGVVMILTKLDEVKVDGNRITAQSGAAIIDVSRIALDASLTGLEFACGIPGSIGGALYMNAGAYGGEVKDVLEQVVVITDTGERKVMTSEELELSYRTSILQKNNYIAVEATFVLEDGDQTAIKAKMDELTYLRESKQPLEYPSCGSVFQRPPGHFAGKLIMDAGLQLTRIGGVEVSGKHAGFMVNVANGTASDYINLIKHVQETVKEQFGVSLHREVRIIGDAPDK; translated from the coding sequence ATGATGAATGTGAATGCATTGGAGAGAGACATAAAGCAATTTTTAGAGGCTACAGATGTACTTATAGAAGCACCGCTTGCGGATTATACGTATACAAAAGTGGGCGGAAAAGCGGATGTACTTGTTTTCCCGAGAAGTTACACAGAAATTGAACAGGTTGTTGCTTATACAAAAGAAAATGGAGTGCCGCTGACAATCCTCGGTAATGCATCGAATGTGATCATTCAGGATGGCGGATTGCGCGGAGTGGTCATGATACTGACGAAACTCGATGAAGTGAAGGTAGATGGAAATAGGATCACAGCGCAATCAGGTGCAGCGATAATAGATGTGTCCAGAATTGCACTGGATGCGAGTTTGACTGGATTAGAATTCGCTTGTGGTATTCCTGGTTCCATCGGCGGGGCATTGTATATGAATGCTGGTGCGTATGGCGGAGAAGTCAAGGATGTTCTGGAGCAAGTAGTGGTAATAACTGATACTGGTGAGCGTAAGGTAATGACAAGTGAAGAATTAGAGCTTAGTTACCGGACCAGCATTCTGCAGAAGAATAATTACATCGCTGTGGAAGCAACATTCGTATTGGAAGATGGTGACCAAACGGCGATTAAAGCGAAAATGGATGAACTAACATACCTTCGTGAGTCGAAGCAGCCGCTGGAATATCCATCATGCGGCAGTGTCTTCCAGCGCCCTCCAGGTCACTTTGCTGGTAAGCTGATCATGGATGCAGGGCTGCAGTTGACTCGAATCGGCGGTGTAGAGGTATCAGGTAAGCATGCAGGCTTCATGGTGAATGTAGCCAACGGTACAGCATCAGATTATATCAATCTTATCAAGCACGTCCAGGAGACAGTCAAAGAGCAGTTCGGTGTAAGTCTTCACCGGGAAGTGCGAATCATAGGAGATGCTCCTGATAAATGA
- a CDS encoding nuclear transport factor 2 family protein, whose product MNETIITLSTGEKIRTEAPEQQILEHITNNQGMMNKAFVVIGDVHIATAHIVKIESTPDEFERPIRFEHTDNGEGQEELEQTEEVSNPDQFELLEQQFREAMQTRDIFALDTFLHDDLVFINHEGSYVTKDMDLEAHRTLAVRFTQVSCSDLQIKPTKDGAVTISRIHLEGQEGDEKISGDFIYTRVWQLIGDQYQVIAGHCSKL is encoded by the coding sequence ATGAATGAAACAATTATAACGTTATCAACAGGTGAGAAAATTCGAACTGAAGCACCTGAACAGCAAATACTGGAGCATATAACGAACAACCAAGGAATGATGAATAAAGCTTTTGTCGTGATTGGGGACGTACATATTGCCACTGCGCACATAGTTAAGATTGAATCCACTCCAGATGAATTCGAGAGACCTATACGGTTTGAACATACAGATAATGGAGAGGGCCAAGAAGAGCTTGAACAGACGGAAGAGGTATCGAATCCGGATCAGTTTGAACTTTTGGAACAGCAATTCAGGGAAGCTATGCAGACGAGAGATATATTTGCATTGGATACTTTTCTGCATGATGATCTTGTTTTTATCAATCATGAGGGCAGCTATGTGACCAAGGATATGGACTTGGAGGCGCATCGAACACTTGCTGTGCGCTTCACGCAAGTATCTTGTTCCGATTTGCAAATCAAACCGACAAAGGATGGAGCAGTAACAATTTCCCGTATCCACCTGGAAGGACAGGAAGGGGACGAAAAGATCAGCGGTGACTTTATTTATACACGTGTGTGGCAGCTGATCGGTGATCAATACCAAGTGATTGCGGGACATTGTTCTAAACTGTAA
- a CDS encoding PTS sugar transporter subunit IIB: MMKILLACSSGMSTSLLVSKMRDAAREKGIEAEIWAVAQDKAESDMEKADVLLIGPQMRFLFKKISKVAGEKGVPVDVIDPISYGRIDGEAVLDKALELIQKKV, encoded by the coding sequence TTGATGAAAATTCTACTTGCTTGCTCTTCTGGAATGTCCACAAGTTTATTAGTATCCAAAATGAGAGATGCCGCTCGAGAAAAAGGAATTGAGGCAGAGATTTGGGCGGTGGCACAGGATAAGGCTGAATCCGACATGGAAAAAGCGGATGTACTGTTAATCGGACCTCAAATGAGGTTCCTCTTCAAAAAAATTTCAAAAGTTGCTGGTGAGAAAGGTGTACCAGTCGATGTGATCGACCCTATTTCTTATGGACGCATCGATGGGGAAGCTGTTTTGGATAAGGCATTAGAATTGATCCAAAAAAAGGTGTAA
- the celB gene encoding PTS cellobiose transporter subunit IIC — translation MGSKFTETLENILLPIADKLNNNRYLGALRDGFMVALPFIIFGSLFVVLANIPFLDKIISENALAEYQSILGPASASTLSIMGLFVIFGIAYKLTQHYELEALYGGFAALASFIILTPQVLEGVAGVIPASALGAQGLFLGIFTAFVSVELYRFFVKRNWTIKMPQGVPDAVSKSFSSLIPLTLTLTFFLAIRAILSYTPYETLQNFIYTLIQQPLTSLGSGLVATIIAVLLIQVFWFFGLHGQIIVNSIMDPIWMTLSLENLEAFNAGLERPNIVNNQFIDTFIVGMGGTGMTMAVILGIFLFTKSRQLKNLGKLGGPAAIFNVNEPLIFGLPIVMNPMVIIPWLLSPVVVTIVTYFAMSTGLVPVSTGVHVPWTTPIFISGMLVTNSIAGAIMQLVNLVIVVLIWLPFLRILDKQYFQTEQTTAKDQKQGRDDKIV, via the coding sequence ATGGGAAGTAAATTTACCGAGACTTTAGAAAATATATTATTACCTATTGCAGATAAGTTAAATAATAACCGGTATCTTGGCGCACTGCGCGATGGTTTTATGGTTGCTTTACCTTTTATTATTTTCGGTTCTCTTTTTGTAGTATTAGCGAACATTCCTTTCCTGGACAAAATAATTAGCGAAAATGCTCTAGCAGAATATCAAAGTATTTTAGGACCTGCTTCTGCCTCTACTTTAAGTATTATGGGTCTTTTTGTCATCTTCGGCATCGCCTACAAATTGACTCAGCATTATGAGTTGGAAGCTTTGTATGGCGGCTTCGCTGCTCTAGCTTCATTCATAATCTTAACACCTCAAGTCTTAGAAGGGGTTGCAGGGGTTATTCCTGCTTCAGCGTTAGGTGCTCAAGGTTTATTCCTAGGGATTTTCACGGCCTTTGTATCAGTAGAACTATACAGATTTTTTGTTAAGAGAAATTGGACTATCAAAATGCCTCAGGGTGTGCCTGATGCTGTGTCGAAATCTTTCAGCTCCTTAATTCCACTAACTTTGACATTAACTTTCTTTTTAGCAATCCGCGCTATCTTAAGCTACACGCCTTACGAAACATTACAGAATTTTATTTATACTCTTATTCAACAACCCTTAACTTCTTTAGGAAGCGGTTTAGTGGCAACAATTATCGCCGTTCTTTTAATACAGGTATTTTGGTTCTTTGGACTTCATGGACAGATTATTGTCAATTCAATCATGGATCCGATATGGATGACATTATCCCTTGAAAATTTAGAAGCATTTAATGCTGGCCTAGAACGTCCAAATATTGTTAACAACCAGTTTATAGATACATTCATTGTGGGAATGGGCGGAACCGGTATGACAATGGCAGTAATTTTAGGTATTTTCCTATTCACCAAGAGCAGACAATTAAAAAACCTTGGTAAGCTTGGTGGACCAGCAGCAATTTTCAATGTGAACGAACCTCTCATCTTTGGTTTGCCGATTGTCATGAATCCTATGGTGATCATTCCTTGGCTGCTTTCTCCAGTAGTTGTTACTATCGTCACTTACTTTGCAATGTCAACTGGACTAGTTCCGGTTTCAACTGGAGTACATGTACCTTGGACAACACCAATTTTCATTAGCGGTATGTTGGTTACGAATTCAATTGCCGGCGCAATCATGCAATTAGTGAACCTAGTAATTGTTGTACTGATCTGGCTGCCATTCTTAAGAATTCTCGATAAGCAATATTTCCAGACTGAGCAAACAACTGCTAAAGATCAAAAACAAGGACGGGATGATAAAATTGTCTAA
- a CDS encoding glycoside hydrolase family 1 protein, with protein sequence MSNKVIKVPDNFIIGAASSAWQTEGWTGKKDFQDSYLDLWYKNNKNVWHNGYGPALATDFYNRYKEDIQLMKQIGLTHYRTSINWARFLVDYENAIVDEEYASHYENVIDELLNNGIEPMICLEHYELPAVLFEKYGGWGSKHVVELFEKYAEKVFNRYGSRVKHWFTFNEPIVVQTRVHLDAIRWPFEQNTRKWMQWNYNKSLATAKVVRLFKQMQLKEKFGAKIGNIINPEVTYARSSAEHDQKAARIYDLFFNRVFLDPSIKGEFPSELFELMEKHDITFDYTEDELRLIKENTVDYVGLNLYFPHRVKARTAAWNEDTPFHPEYYYDKHELIGKKMNPYRGWEIYPQIMYDIALRMKEEYGNIEWFVAENGMGVENEHRFKNEDNIIQDDYRIEFINEHLQWLLKAVDEGSNCTGYMLWAFTDNVSPMNAFKNRYGLVEINLNENRNRSLKKSGYWYKELIESRQLEVLEEEYK encoded by the coding sequence TTGTCTAACAAAGTAATCAAAGTACCTGATAACTTCATTATTGGTGCAGCTTCTTCTGCCTGGCAAACAGAAGGTTGGACCGGTAAAAAGGATTTTCAGGACTCCTATTTGGACCTTTGGTATAAAAACAATAAGAATGTCTGGCATAATGGCTATGGCCCGGCTTTAGCAACCGATTTTTATAACCGTTACAAAGAAGATATTCAATTGATGAAACAAATTGGGCTTACTCATTATCGAACTTCTATAAATTGGGCCAGGTTTTTAGTGGATTATGAAAATGCCATAGTTGATGAAGAATATGCTTCCCATTATGAAAACGTAATAGATGAATTACTCAACAATGGTATTGAACCGATGATTTGCCTTGAACATTATGAGCTTCCAGCTGTTCTTTTTGAAAAATACGGTGGCTGGGGTTCAAAACATGTTGTGGAATTATTTGAGAAGTATGCAGAAAAGGTTTTCAACCGATACGGCAGCCGTGTCAAACATTGGTTTACATTCAATGAACCAATAGTTGTACAGACCCGTGTTCATTTAGATGCCATTCGCTGGCCCTTTGAGCAAAATACAAGAAAATGGATGCAATGGAATTACAACAAATCTTTAGCTACAGCAAAAGTTGTAAGGCTATTCAAGCAAATGCAGTTAAAAGAGAAATTCGGTGCAAAGATTGGTAATATCATTAATCCTGAAGTAACATATGCAAGATCTTCTGCAGAACATGATCAAAAAGCTGCACGCATCTATGATTTATTCTTTAATCGAGTATTTTTAGATCCTTCTATTAAGGGAGAGTTTCCATCAGAATTATTTGAACTAATGGAGAAACATGACATCACGTTTGACTATACGGAAGATGAATTAAGACTTATTAAAGAAAACACAGTAGACTATGTTGGTTTAAACCTTTATTTCCCTCACAGGGTGAAAGCAAGAACTGCAGCATGGAACGAGGATACACCTTTCCATCCGGAATATTATTATGACAAGCACGAATTAATAGGGAAAAAAATGAACCCATATCGCGGTTGGGAAATTTATCCGCAAATAATGTATGATATCGCACTTCGAATGAAAGAGGAATATGGCAACATCGAATGGTTCGTTGCTGAAAATGGTATGGGTGTTGAAAATGAACATCGCTTTAAAAACGAAGATAATATAATTCAAGATGATTATCGCATTGAGTTTATAAATGAACATTTACAATGGTTATTAAAAGCCGTTGATGAAGGATCCAACTGCACAGGTTATATGCTCTGGGCATTTACAGATAATGTTTCACCAATGAATGCATTTAAAAATCGGTATGGTCTAGTAGAAATCAATTTAAATGAAAATCGTAACCGGAGCCTAAAAAAATCGGGTTATTGGTATAAAGAACTGATCGAGTCGAGACAGCTTGAAGTTTTAGAAGAAGAATATAAATAA
- a CDS encoding ROK family protein, translating to MKNFLAIDIGGTFVKYGVVSENAVISRINKVKTPESLQSLLDFIQHLSQSLSNISGIAVSCPGAVSDDGIIYGSSAVPYIHGPNMKQLIGEKTGLHVYLENDANCAGYAEIWDGNGKGKNDVLVMVIGTGIGGAIFKNGSLHKGANLHGGEFGYMLLTDSITNSDDVWSRLASTKALVKKVATLKQIDPYVLSGEQVFELAESGDVEVYKIVEDFYHLLAVGIYNLQYIYDPEVILIGGGISQRADLIEKINQKLDLIIGKIDLAKIKPSIATCKFAQHANLLGAVYGYLKSNEHRR from the coding sequence ATGAAGAACTTTTTGGCTATTGATATAGGTGGAACATTTGTCAAATATGGAGTAGTTTCAGAAAACGCTGTAATCTCTCGCATAAATAAAGTGAAAACACCAGAGTCCCTCCAATCTCTATTAGATTTTATCCAGCATTTAAGTCAATCATTAAGTAATATTTCGGGTATAGCTGTTAGTTGTCCTGGCGCTGTTTCTGATGATGGAATCATTTATGGATCCAGCGCTGTTCCTTACATCCATGGCCCCAATATGAAACAGCTTATAGGAGAAAAAACAGGTTTGCATGTATATCTCGAGAATGATGCAAATTGTGCGGGCTATGCTGAGATTTGGGATGGAAACGGCAAAGGAAAGAACGATGTTTTAGTAATGGTAATTGGTACTGGGATTGGCGGAGCTATTTTTAAGAATGGCAGTTTACATAAAGGAGCCAATTTACATGGTGGCGAATTTGGATATATGCTGCTCACTGACAGTATAACAAATAGCGATGATGTCTGGAGCAGGCTAGCATCCACTAAAGCTTTAGTAAAAAAAGTTGCTACTTTAAAACAGATCGATCCGTATGTTTTATCTGGAGAACAGGTATTTGAATTAGCTGAATCTGGCGATGTTGAGGTATACAAAATTGTGGAGGATTTCTACCACCTTTTAGCAGTCGGAATATATAACCTGCAATACATCTATGATCCTGAGGTGATATTAATAGGCGGCGGGATCAGCCAAAGAGCAGACCTAATTGAAAAAATTAACCAAAAGCTAGATCTTATCATCGGGAAAATCGACTTAGCTAAAATCAAACCTAGTATTGCTACATGTAAATTTGCACAACATGCTAATTTGTTAGGCGCTGTATATGGCTATTTAAAGTCTAATGAGCATCGCAGATAA
- a CDS encoding PTS lactose/cellobiose transporter subunit IIA codes for METMEEISFQIILYAGNGKANAMEAIQEAKQGNFERADELIKEAGEELSKAHSVQTKLLQEEANGNGNIISVLLIHSQDHLMTAMTVRDLAVEFIELYRFK; via the coding sequence ATGGAAACGATGGAAGAAATATCATTTCAAATCATTCTTTATGCAGGAAACGGTAAAGCAAATGCAATGGAAGCGATACAGGAAGCAAAGCAAGGAAATTTTGAACGTGCAGATGAATTGATCAAAGAAGCTGGTGAAGAATTAAGTAAAGCTCACAGTGTTCAAACAAAGCTGTTACAAGAAGAAGCAAACGGTAATGGGAACATTATTAGTGTATTGCTGATTCATTCCCAAGACCATCTAATGACAGCAATGACCGTTCGAGACCTGGCAGTAGAATTTATAGAACTTTATCGTTTTAAATAG
- a CDS encoding glycoside hydrolase family 1 protein: protein MQLSYTFPEGFWWGSATSSTQIEGAANKDGKGKNIWDHWYELESNRFFNNVGPESTSDFYHRYKEDIRLMKQIGHNSFRMSISWSRLIPAGRGEVNQRAVSFYNSVIDNLIDNGIEPFVNLYHFDMPLDLQDEGGWESREVVEAYKDYAKICFDLFGDRVKKWFTFNEPIVPVEAGYLYNMHYPNVVDFKRAAQVAYNTIVASAKAVEVYRSLQFENGKIGIILNLTPSYPRSSHPADLKAAGIADLFFNRCFLDPAVLGKYPPELIEIIKEYSELPTILNGDLELIKNNTVDILGVNYYQPRRVKAKEYTVNPESPLMPEWFFDRYEMPGRKMNKYRGWEIYEKGIFDILINLKENYGNIESFISENGMGVEDEERFIQNEQIQDDYRIDFIREHLKWLHKSIEEGCNVKGYHLWTFMDNWSWMNAYKNRYGFISVNIETKERTLKKSAQWFTEVSRNNGF, encoded by the coding sequence ATGCAATTATCCTATACATTCCCCGAGGGCTTTTGGTGGGGCAGCGCTACTTCTTCTACACAAATTGAAGGTGCTGCAAATAAAGACGGAAAAGGTAAAAACATCTGGGATCATTGGTATGAATTAGAATCAAACCGTTTTTTTAATAACGTCGGTCCTGAATCTACATCTGATTTTTACCATCGCTATAAAGAAGACATCCGTTTGATGAAGCAAATTGGCCATAATTCATTCCGAATGTCCATCTCGTGGTCACGTTTAATTCCAGCAGGTCGCGGAGAAGTTAACCAAAGAGCCGTTAGCTTTTACAACTCTGTAATTGATAACTTGATTGATAATGGTATAGAGCCATTTGTTAATCTCTATCATTTCGATATGCCGCTTGATTTGCAAGATGAAGGCGGCTGGGAAAGCCGAGAAGTTGTTGAAGCATACAAAGACTATGCGAAAATATGCTTTGACTTATTCGGTGATCGAGTTAAAAAATGGTTCACTTTCAACGAACCTATTGTTCCAGTTGAAGCAGGTTATCTCTATAATATGCATTATCCAAATGTAGTTGATTTCAAACGAGCAGCACAAGTAGCCTATAATACAATTGTAGCAAGTGCAAAAGCAGTTGAAGTTTATCGTTCCCTTCAATTTGAGAATGGAAAGATAGGTATTATACTTAATTTAACACCTTCCTATCCAAGAAGCAGCCATCCTGCAGATTTAAAAGCCGCAGGAATTGCAGATTTATTCTTTAATCGCTGTTTCCTGGATCCGGCAGTACTTGGAAAATATCCTCCAGAATTAATTGAGATTATCAAAGAATATAGTGAGCTTCCGACTATACTTAATGGAGATTTAGAATTAATAAAAAATAATACCGTGGATATTCTTGGCGTGAATTATTATCAACCTCGCCGTGTAAAAGCAAAAGAATATACTGTTAATCCAGAAAGCCCACTTATGCCAGAATGGTTTTTTGATAGATACGAAATGCCTGGCAGAAAAATGAATAAATACCGCGGTTGGGAAATTTATGAAAAAGGCATATTCGATATATTGATTAACCTAAAAGAAAACTATGGAAACATAGAATCCTTTATCTCCGAAAATGGCATGGGTGTTGAAGACGAAGAAAGATTTATACAAAATGAGCAAATTCAAGATGATTATCGAATTGATTTTATTCGTGAACATTTAAAATGGCTGCATAAATCTATTGAAGAAGGTTGTAATGTGAAGGGTTATCACCTATGGACTTTCATGGACAATTGGTCTTGGATGAATGCTTACAAAAACCGTTATGGATTCATTTCAGTAAATATTGAAACAAAGGAACGCACTTTAAAGAAAAGTGCTCAATGGTTTACCGAAGTTTCACGCAATAATGGATTTTAG
- a CDS encoding BglG family transcription antiterminator, which yields MLTKRGKIILKQLMSLETPISGKYLANHIQVSIRTIREDVKILNSLINDHGATIESIMGKGYQLHIIHEKQFYKYIRSITGDLELQYVPSQPEDRVSFIIKHLLMSEHYVKLDEIADLLFVSKSTVQNDLKIVKESLSKYNIQLTSRPNHGLKLSGNELKMRFCMSEYLFNRKAEGNHYLLSEQFMSEEELHTVKRILLEKINMHHIPLSDIAFHNLLIHISIAINRINFNNYVKIFKNDLDDILDKHEYVVAKEIVKDVEYTFDVTFPKEEIAYIAIHLLGTKIVADSHGNRAVKGLIEEGIGQLVDYALQKVEQELNLGINEDDELRMALALHLKPAINRFKYGMNIRNPMLDDIKKNYLLSYEAAVIAGKAIEAAIESKIDENELGYIALHIGAAIEKNKLKKGPSRCLVVCASGLGTAKLIFYKLNNYFGQSLDVVGTTEYYKLNQYDLTDIDFIISSIPIQQKLAVPVIEVNAVLREEDLQKIKRHFLTKKEKHQIYFPENLVFLRENFTSKEEVLEFLNSKLVKDGLVDHTFLEAVYEREKIAPTAYENLVAIPHPISPQSNETILAVCTLEKAIMWNDKPIQFIGLLCVKKKSMEDLQSLYDILLKIIENRSIVQKLIKAKTYSEFIKLL from the coding sequence ATGTTAACAAAAAGAGGCAAAATTATACTAAAGCAATTGATGTCTCTTGAAACACCGATAAGTGGAAAGTATTTGGCCAATCATATTCAAGTTAGTATCCGTACCATAAGGGAAGATGTAAAAATATTGAACTCTTTAATCAATGACCACGGTGCAACCATTGAATCTATAATGGGTAAAGGTTATCAGCTTCATATTATTCACGAGAAGCAATTTTATAAATATATTCGTTCCATAACTGGAGACCTAGAACTTCAATATGTGCCAAGTCAGCCAGAAGACCGTGTATCCTTTATAATAAAGCATCTACTCATGAGCGAACATTATGTGAAACTTGACGAGATTGCGGATTTATTATTTGTTAGTAAATCCACTGTACAAAATGATTTAAAAATCGTTAAGGAATCCCTCTCTAAATATAATATCCAACTCACATCTCGACCAAATCATGGCTTGAAATTATCAGGAAACGAATTGAAAATGCGATTTTGTATGTCTGAGTATTTATTCAACAGAAAAGCAGAAGGCAATCATTATTTACTGAGTGAGCAATTTATGTCTGAGGAAGAACTCCATACAGTTAAGAGAATCCTTTTAGAAAAAATCAATATGCACCATATTCCTTTATCTGATATAGCCTTTCATAATCTGTTGATTCATATTTCAATTGCTATTAACAGAATTAACTTTAATAACTACGTTAAAATATTTAAGAACGATCTAGATGACATATTGGACAAACATGAATATGTTGTCGCCAAAGAGATCGTAAAAGACGTTGAGTATACGTTTGATGTTACTTTCCCAAAGGAAGAAATCGCCTATATTGCAATTCACTTACTGGGAACGAAGATAGTTGCAGATTCACATGGAAATAGGGCAGTTAAAGGGCTTATAGAAGAAGGGATCGGTCAACTAGTAGACTATGCCCTTCAAAAAGTAGAACAAGAACTGAACCTGGGAATCAACGAAGATGATGAATTAAGAATGGCTTTAGCATTACACTTAAAACCCGCCATTAACCGATTTAAATATGGAATGAATATTAGAAATCCAATGTTGGACGATATAAAAAAGAATTACCTATTATCTTACGAAGCCGCTGTAATAGCAGGTAAAGCCATTGAGGCAGCCATAGAATCTAAAATAGACGAGAATGAATTGGGATATATTGCCTTACATATAGGAGCTGCCATAGAAAAAAACAAGTTGAAAAAGGGTCCGAGTCGGTGTTTAGTTGTTTGTGCTTCCGGGTTAGGGACAGCAAAACTTATATTTTATAAACTCAATAACTACTTTGGCCAATCTCTTGATGTTGTTGGTACAACGGAATACTACAAGCTTAATCAATATGACTTAACTGATATTGATTTTATTATCAGTTCCATTCCTATTCAGCAAAAATTGGCTGTCCCGGTAATCGAGGTTAACGCAGTATTAAGAGAGGAAGACCTGCAAAAAATAAAGAGACACTTCCTCACAAAAAAGGAAAAGCATCAAATCTACTTTCCTGAGAATCTTGTATTTTTAAGAGAAAATTTCACATCTAAAGAAGAAGTTCTTGAATTTCTAAACAGTAAATTAGTGAAAGATGGGTTAGTTGATCATACATTTCTCGAAGCAGTTTATGAGAGAGAAAAGATCGCTCCTACTGCATATGAAAATCTAGTAGCTATACCTCATCCTATCTCACCTCAATCCAATGAAACAATTTTAGCCGTATGTACATTGGAAAAAGCTATCATGTGGAATGATAAACCCATACAATTTATAGGACTACTCTGTGTTAAAAAGAAAAGTATGGAGGACTTACAGTCTCTATATGATATCCTATTAAAAATAATTGAAAACAGATCCATTGTGCAAAAACTGATCAAAGCAAAAACATATAGTGAATTCATTAAATTGTTGTAA